A single region of the Solwaraspora sp. WMMD791 genome encodes:
- a CDS encoding 2-hydroxyacid dehydrogenase — translation MLVPDERGVAVLGTLPGVRPVRYPERGPLPDAARSADVLVVAFGSETWLAPLCADLPRLRLVQTLYAGADGWARLLPDGVLVSNARGAHGPPTAELAVALLLAVYRDLPGFRDDQAAGRWRRRTTDTLSGKRVLVLGAGDLGGSLRRLLVAFDTTVTLVGRRPRPEVRTLTDLPELLPDHDATVVMLPYTPDTHRLVDQRFLALMPDDGVLVNVARGGIVDTDALLAELTTGRLRAALDVTEPEPLPAGHPLWTAPGVLITPHVGGYVHDFRERGWQVVAAQIAQFAATGRTDNLVTR, via the coding sequence GTGCTGGTGCCGGATGAGCGCGGCGTGGCGGTCCTCGGCACCCTCCCTGGCGTACGGCCGGTTCGCTATCCGGAGCGCGGCCCGCTGCCCGACGCCGCCCGGTCCGCCGACGTACTGGTGGTCGCCTTCGGCTCGGAGACCTGGCTGGCTCCGCTCTGCGCCGACCTGCCGCGCCTGCGGCTGGTGCAGACCCTGTACGCCGGTGCCGACGGGTGGGCACGGTTGCTGCCGGACGGGGTACTGGTGTCCAACGCGCGGGGGGCGCACGGACCGCCCACTGCCGAGCTGGCCGTCGCGCTGCTGCTGGCCGTCTACCGGGACCTGCCCGGCTTCCGCGACGACCAGGCTGCCGGCCGATGGCGGCGACGGACCACGGACACCCTGTCCGGCAAGCGGGTCCTCGTCCTCGGTGCCGGCGACCTCGGCGGCAGCCTGCGCCGGCTGCTGGTCGCCTTCGACACGACGGTCACCCTGGTCGGGCGGCGGCCGCGGCCCGAGGTACGGACGTTGACGGACCTGCCCGAGCTGCTACCCGACCACGATGCCACGGTGGTGATGCTGCCGTACACTCCGGACACTCATCGGCTGGTGGACCAGCGGTTCCTGGCCCTGATGCCGGACGACGGGGTGCTCGTCAACGTGGCCCGTGGTGGCATCGTCGACACCGACGCCCTGCTGGCCGAGCTCACCACCGGCCGGCTCCGGGCAGCTCTGGACGTGACCGAACCCGAACCGCTGCCGGCCGGACATCCGCTCTGGACAGCACCCGGAGTGCTCATCACCCCGCACGTCGGCGGCTACGTACACGATTTCCGCGAACGCGGCTGGCAGGTGGTTGCCGCCCAGATTGCCCAGTTCGCCGCCACCGGCCGGACGGACAACCTGGTCACGCGGTGA